The following proteins come from a genomic window of Verrucomicrobiia bacterium:
- a CDS encoding glycosyltransferase family 2 protein, translating to MLNFSTPPRVTIIVLNYNGKQWLQRCVDSLKSQTIFNDIEVIMADNTSTDGSDKQAEELMKGWTTGYFLQNGANLGFAEGNNRPAKRALGKFLFFLNNDAWLEPDCMEKLLDCVEREQAAAATPLVLNYDDNTFQSAGALGFDIFGLATDRKQVDRVSEILMPEGCSYLIRKDVFEQVGGFDKEFFMYAEELDLSWRTWIAGHRVITVPQAIVHHRGAANVNPAGGGNVVEFRTSDSKRYYANRNAFLTIWKNAKGVLFLALLLQFGLLFLEAFAALVIVKRWSFVKRSYWEAIRDAWRMRGHVRQARDQIKGFRRRSDFEMLSLFRLRLNRWDEFTRMLQYGAPKVTAR from the coding sequence ATGCTAAATTTCAGCACTCCTCCCCGCGTCACGATCATCGTGCTGAATTACAACGGCAAGCAATGGCTGCAACGCTGTGTCGACTCGCTGAAATCACAGACTATTTTCAACGACATCGAAGTCATCATGGCGGATAACACGTCCACCGATGGCTCCGACAAGCAGGCCGAGGAGTTGATGAAGGGCTGGACGACCGGCTACTTCCTGCAGAACGGCGCGAACCTTGGTTTCGCCGAAGGTAACAATCGCCCCGCCAAACGTGCTCTGGGAAAATTTCTCTTCTTCTTGAACAACGATGCGTGGCTGGAACCGGATTGTATGGAGAAGCTGCTGGATTGCGTGGAGCGCGAGCAAGCCGCTGCTGCCACCCCTCTCGTGTTGAACTACGATGACAACACGTTCCAGTCTGCAGGCGCGTTAGGCTTCGACATCTTCGGCCTCGCCACGGATCGCAAGCAAGTGGATCGCGTGAGCGAAATACTCATGCCGGAAGGCTGCTCCTATCTCATCCGGAAAGACGTGTTCGAGCAGGTGGGCGGCTTCGATAAAGAGTTTTTCATGTATGCGGAGGAACTGGATCTTTCTTGGCGCACGTGGATCGCCGGGCATCGCGTCATCACCGTGCCGCAAGCCATCGTGCATCATCGCGGCGCAGCGAATGTGAATCCCGCTGGCGGCGGCAATGTGGTGGAGTTCCGCACCAGCGATTCCAAACGCTATTACGCCAACCGAAACGCGTTCCTGACGATCTGGAAGAATGCTAAAGGCGTGCTATTCCTCGCTCTCTTGCTACAATTTGGCCTGCTCTTCCTGGAAGCCTTTGCCGCCTTAGTCATCGTGAAACGCTGGTCGTTCGTAAAACGTTCCTATTGGGAGGCTATCCGCGATGCGTGGCGGATGCGTGGTCATGTGCGACAGGCGCGTGATCAGATCAAAGGCTTTCGCCGTCGTAGTGATTTCGAGATGCTCAGCCTTTTCCGCCTACGCCTGAATCGCTGGGATGAATTCACCCGGATGCTCCAATATGGCGCGCCGAAGGTCACCGCGCGTTAG
- a CDS encoding glycosyltransferase family 4 protein has protein sequence MRFLMLNWRDPENPLTGGAERVTMAYLKALVDRGHEAWWFSFDFPGAKAETVIDGVHIVRGGDKGSAIFKAKAWYQKQPRFDLVIDQHHGIPWFAPWWCGTNNIAYIHEVLGPIWDAFYGWPISAIGRTQERWTHYAYQDVPFFTASADTKRQLHEHGVKDVTIIPYGVHTRALPELEQKKLAAPYKLIVVSRLAPNKRIDHAVLTHKILRARGVNTHLTIVGGGETEGLLKSIVAENNLQSSVRFTGPISEAEKDALLRESHFLLHTSQREGWGLNVIEANAMGTPGAVYAVPGLVESTLDNETGVLAKAETPESLADRLTEAFQSDAQYQQWRVNGWNRAKTFHWDSVLPRACDWLEQMAQGKGNRP, from the coding sequence ATGCGTTTCCTGATGCTCAACTGGCGCGACCCGGAGAACCCCCTCACTGGCGGGGCCGAGCGCGTGACCATGGCCTATCTCAAGGCCTTGGTGGATCGCGGGCATGAGGCGTGGTGGTTCAGCTTCGATTTTCCCGGCGCCAAAGCGGAAACGGTCATTGATGGCGTGCACATCGTGCGCGGTGGCGATAAGGGCTCGGCCATCTTTAAGGCCAAGGCATGGTATCAAAAACAACCGCGCTTCGATCTTGTCATCGACCAGCATCACGGCATCCCGTGGTTCGCTCCTTGGTGGTGCGGCACGAATAACATCGCTTACATCCACGAGGTCCTCGGCCCGATCTGGGATGCCTTTTACGGCTGGCCCATCAGTGCCATCGGCCGCACGCAGGAACGCTGGACGCATTACGCATATCAGGATGTCCCTTTCTTCACGGCTTCAGCAGACACCAAGCGCCAGTTACACGAGCACGGCGTGAAGGACGTGACCATCATCCCCTACGGCGTGCATACGCGTGCCTTGCCGGAGTTGGAACAGAAGAAGCTTGCGGCACCTTACAAGCTCATCGTCGTCTCCCGCCTCGCCCCGAACAAACGCATCGATCACGCCGTGCTGACGCACAAGATCTTGCGTGCCCGCGGCGTGAACACGCACCTCACCATCGTGGGTGGCGGGGAAACGGAAGGTCTGCTCAAGAGCATTGTCGCGGAGAATAATCTGCAAAGCTCCGTGCGCTTCACCGGTCCGATCTCCGAAGCGGAGAAAGACGCGCTCCTGCGCGAAAGCCATTTCCTCCTGCACACCTCGCAACGCGAAGGCTGGGGCCTGAACGTCATCGAAGCGAATGCCATGGGCACGCCCGGCGCTGTCTATGCCGTGCCGGGCCTCGTCGAATCAACCTTGGATAATGAAACTGGCGTGCTCGCTAAAGCCGAGACGCCTGAATCCCTCGCCGATCGTTTGACGGAAGCATTCCAAAGCGACGCCCAATACCAGCAATGGCGCGTGAACGGCTGGAATCGCGCGAAGACGTTTCATTGGGATAGTGTGCTACCCCGCGCGTGCGATTGGCTGGAACAGATGGCGCAAGGGAAAGGCAATCGTCCATGA
- a CDS encoding HupE/UreJ family protein — MLFLSLCLTHHLSAHQPGLSYINLTVESNRLSGRVDMSLRDLDLVVNLDADGNGAVTFAELQTKQPAIGGYLLKHLTFSADGNPGLVHVREHLVATDNDGAFAVAEIDVDFPSTPAVVTVRNNLFTDVDAGHRSMMQISLETNVTPAIFLKDQSEQTFKLSEPRVQASFATFFKEGVWHIWIGYDHILFLLALLLPSVLVRKDNGWQPVPELKPAFINIFKIVTAFTIAHSITLGLAASELIQLPSRFVESAIAFSVILAALNNIKPFFHGKGWLVAFCFGILHGFGFASVLGELDLQTTSLLTTLVGFNLGVEAGQLTIVAIFLPLAFSLRQTKAYRQGTLVAGSTIIALLALIWFIERAFDVTIIS, encoded by the coding sequence TTGCTGTTCCTCAGTCTCTGCCTCACCCACCACCTCTCCGCCCATCAACCCGGCCTTAGCTACATCAACCTCACCGTTGAGAGCAATCGCCTCTCCGGCCGCGTGGACATGTCGCTGCGCGATCTCGACCTCGTCGTGAATCTCGATGCCGATGGCAACGGCGCTGTGACATTTGCTGAGCTACAAACGAAACAGCCCGCCATCGGCGGCTATCTCCTGAAGCACCTCACCTTCTCTGCCGATGGCAATCCGGGCCTCGTCCATGTGCGCGAACACCTCGTCGCCACGGACAATGACGGGGCCTTCGCGGTCGCCGAGATCGATGTCGATTTCCCCAGCACGCCCGCTGTCGTCACCGTGCGCAACAATCTCTTCACGGATGTAGATGCCGGTCATCGCTCCATGATGCAAATCAGTTTGGAAACAAATGTCACGCCCGCCATCTTCTTAAAAGATCAGTCGGAGCAGACCTTCAAGCTCAGTGAACCACGTGTACAAGCTTCCTTTGCCACGTTCTTCAAGGAAGGCGTCTGGCACATCTGGATCGGCTACGACCACATCCTCTTCCTGCTCGCCCTGCTGCTCCCCTCCGTACTCGTGCGCAAAGACAACGGCTGGCAACCCGTGCCGGAGTTGAAGCCCGCGTTCATCAACATTTTCAAAATCGTCACTGCGTTCACCATCGCCCATTCCATCACCTTGGGTTTGGCCGCGTCAGAACTCATCCAATTGCCCTCACGCTTTGTGGAATCTGCCATCGCTTTCTCGGTGATCCTCGCCGCGCTGAATAACATCAAGCCCTTCTTCCACGGCAAGGGCTGGCTCGTCGCCTTCTGCTTCGGCATACTGCACGGATTTGGTTTTGCCTCAGTGCTGGGTGAACTGGATCTGCAAACGACTTCACTGCTCACCACCTTGGTGGGTTTCAATCTGGGAGTGGAAGCAGGTCAATTGACTATCGTCGCCATCTTCCTGCCCTTGGCCTTTTCCTTGCGTCAAACCAAGGCCTATCGACAAGGTACCTTGGTCGCCGGTTCCACCATCATTGCCTTGCTCGCCCTCATCTGGTTTATCGAACGCGCCTTCGATGTGACTATCATTAGCTAA
- a CDS encoding dipeptidase: MQPVLRYLEEHRQEFIDRLCHYVRFPSVSAQPHHKPDIERCAQWLADHCRSIGLSTELCKTPGNPIVLAKTPRKPGSKKPHYLIYGHYDVQPAEPFELWTTPAFEPRIVGDSLFSRGASDNKGQHLAHLNAVEAYLKTGTELPCDLTFLIEGEEEVGCTSLKGFLEERAKELRCDTIVISDTGMPDLKHPALTYALRGIVAAEVTLHGPSRDLHSGIYGGSVENPAMALCQLLAQLRDKKGRITVPGFYDDVVNLSAYERKQLARLPHNENAYKKFLGVKELMGENGFTAIERRSARPTCEINGLTSGYQGEGSKTIVPSWAKAKLTFRLVPSQKPQKVIKQVEKYLKSICPPTVRMEFEPGHGGEAYLVSPTSAPAQAALRALKNAFNCEPVLLREGGSIPIVNQFRKTLGADSLLLGLGLPDDNPHSPNEKFSLTAYTKGMKMSALLWPELAASA, translated from the coding sequence ATGCAACCCGTTCTGCGTTACTTGGAAGAGCACCGGCAGGAGTTCATCGACCGCCTGTGCCATTATGTCCGCTTCCCCAGCGTCTCCGCGCAACCGCATCACAAGCCGGACATCGAGCGTTGCGCCCAATGGCTCGCGGATCATTGCCGCAGCATCGGCCTGAGCACCGAGCTGTGCAAAACTCCGGGCAACCCCATCGTGCTCGCCAAGACTCCGCGTAAACCCGGCTCCAAGAAACCGCATTACCTCATCTACGGCCACTACGACGTCCAACCCGCTGAGCCGTTTGAGCTGTGGACCACGCCCGCTTTCGAGCCGCGCATTGTTGGTGACTCTCTCTTCTCCCGCGGTGCCAGCGATAATAAAGGCCAGCACCTCGCGCACTTGAACGCAGTAGAAGCCTATCTGAAGACCGGCACCGAGCTGCCATGCGATCTCACCTTTCTCATCGAAGGTGAAGAAGAAGTCGGCTGCACGAGCCTGAAAGGTTTTCTCGAAGAACGCGCCAAGGAATTGCGCTGCGATACCATCGTGATCTCCGACACCGGCATGCCCGATCTCAAGCACCCTGCCCTCACCTATGCCCTGCGCGGCATCGTGGCGGCGGAAGTGACCTTGCACGGACCAAGCCGCGATCTGCACTCTGGCATCTACGGCGGCTCGGTGGAAAATCCGGCGATGGCTCTGTGCCAGTTGCTCGCCCAGCTTCGCGATAAAAAAGGCCGCATCACCGTCCCCGGCTTCTACGATGACGTGGTGAATCTCAGTGCCTACGAGCGCAAGCAACTCGCCCGCCTGCCTCACAACGAGAACGCCTACAAGAAATTCCTCGGCGTGAAAGAACTCATGGGCGAGAACGGCTTCACCGCCATCGAGCGCCGCAGTGCGCGTCCCACGTGCGAGATCAACGGCCTCACCAGTGGTTATCAAGGTGAAGGCAGCAAGACCATCGTGCCCTCCTGGGCGAAGGCCAAGCTCACCTTCCGCCTCGTGCCGAGCCAGAAGCCGCAGAAGGTCATCAAGCAGGTGGAAAAATATTTGAAGAGCATCTGCCCGCCCACTGTGCGCATGGAATTCGAACCCGGCCACGGCGGCGAAGCGTATCTCGTCTCCCCCACCAGCGCCCCCGCTCAAGCCGCATTGCGCGCCTTGAAGAACGCCTTCAATTGCGAACCCGTCCTGCTGCGTGAAGGCGGCTCCATCCCCATCGTGAATCAGTTCCGCAAGACGCTCGGAGCCGATTCACTACTGCTCGGCCTCGGCCTGCCGGATGACAATCCGCATTCACCCAATGAGAAGTTCAGCCTCACCGCCTACACCAAAGGCATGAAGATGAGCGCCCTGTTGTGGCCCGAACTCGCCGCCAGCGCCTAG
- the rpsO gene encoding 30S ribosomal protein S15, with translation MEAKLKGQIVQDFRLHDKDTGSADVQVALLTQRINQLTEHLQKNVKDNSSRRGLLKLVSTRRRLLDYLHTTDAPRYKAVTKKLNLRK, from the coding sequence ATGGAAGCAAAGTTGAAAGGTCAGATTGTTCAAGATTTTCGTCTGCACGACAAAGACACCGGTTCCGCCGATGTTCAGGTAGCGCTGTTGACGCAACGGATCAACCAACTCACGGAGCATCTGCAGAAGAACGTGAAAGACAACAGCTCACGCCGTGGTCTTTTGAAGCTCGTCAGCACGCGCCGTCGCCTGTTGGATTATCTCCACACCACGGACGCTCCGCGCTATAAGGCGGTGACGAAGAAGCTCAACCTCCGCAAGTAA
- the pnp gene encoding polyribonucleotide nucleotidyltransferase has translation MPEKVIAVVGSQEIHIETGKLAKQADGAVTVQLGETMIIVAAVAAPNAKPGQDFFPLTVDYREKAAAAGKFPGGYFKREGRPTEKEILTCRLTDRPIRPLFPKGWYNEVQVQTVLLSADGVNDPDILSIIGASASLMVSDIPWAGPLGAVRVARVDGKFIANPTHEEQSQSDMDLVYVGNEKEVVMFEGGADEISDADFNASLKFAHEACQPIIEAQKQLAAKAGKPKRQITVNIVPDEILEEAKKLAGDRIVPALLTTAKLAREAAVKAVFADVGKQLVEKFGAEKVTEFVLKDAQYYIQKEAVRGLILDHGKRLDGRTADGIRAISGEVGLLPRVHGSAIFSRGETQALALATLGTTEDAQEYDSYTGGQTEKKFILHYNFPNFSVGETGRISGPGRREIGHGALAERSVAPLVDLKEFPYAIRITSEIMESNGSTSMASVCAASLALMDAGVPLKRIVAGISVGICTEYNDKKEISRYKLLTDIIGWEDAFCDMDCKIAGTEKGITGFQLDLKLKGLPFSIMTEAVEQARVARLKIIDSMKLTLAEPRKNLSKYAPRITTLKIDPDKIGLLIGPGGKNIKRIVEESGCEINIDDDGTVHVYSVSEDGMQIAKDAITGMTAEIEVGKTYRGKVVTLKEFGCFVEVLPGKDGLVHISELANFRVKQTEDIVKVGDEIWVKCLGIDEKGRVKLSRRAAMEERDKEMAAKGEKPADAKA, from the coding sequence ATGCCCGAAAAAGTAATAGCCGTAGTCGGCTCCCAAGAAATTCATATCGAAACCGGCAAGTTGGCCAAGCAGGCTGATGGTGCCGTCACCGTGCAGCTCGGCGAGACCATGATCATCGTGGCCGCTGTGGCCGCCCCGAACGCGAAGCCCGGCCAGGACTTCTTCCCCCTCACGGTGGACTACCGCGAGAAGGCCGCTGCCGCTGGTAAATTTCCCGGTGGTTATTTCAAGCGTGAAGGCCGTCCGACGGAGAAGGAAATCCTGACCTGCCGTTTGACCGACCGCCCGATCCGCCCGCTCTTCCCGAAGGGCTGGTACAACGAAGTGCAAGTCCAGACCGTGCTGCTGAGCGCGGATGGCGTGAATGATCCGGACATCCTCAGCATCATCGGTGCCTCGGCTTCGTTGATGGTCAGCGACATCCCTTGGGCTGGTCCGCTGGGTGCTGTGCGTGTGGCGCGCGTGGACGGCAAGTTCATCGCGAACCCGACGCACGAAGAGCAGTCCCAAAGCGATATGGATCTCGTTTACGTGGGTAACGAGAAGGAAGTGGTGATGTTCGAAGGTGGCGCGGATGAGATCTCCGACGCTGACTTCAACGCCTCCTTGAAGTTTGCTCATGAAGCCTGCCAGCCGATCATCGAGGCGCAGAAGCAGCTCGCCGCGAAAGCCGGCAAGCCGAAGCGCCAGATCACGGTGAACATCGTGCCTGACGAGATCTTGGAAGAAGCCAAGAAGCTCGCCGGTGACCGCATCGTTCCGGCTCTCCTCACGACCGCGAAGCTCGCCCGTGAAGCCGCTGTGAAAGCGGTGTTCGCTGATGTGGGTAAACAGCTCGTGGAAAAATTCGGTGCCGAGAAGGTGACCGAGTTCGTGCTGAAAGACGCGCAATATTACATCCAGAAGGAAGCGGTCCGCGGCCTGATCCTCGATCACGGCAAGCGCCTCGACGGTCGCACAGCGGATGGCATCCGTGCCATCTCCGGTGAAGTGGGCCTGTTGCCCCGTGTGCATGGTTCCGCGATCTTCTCCCGTGGCGAAACGCAGGCGCTCGCTCTCGCGACGCTCGGCACCACGGAAGACGCCCAGGAATATGATTCCTACACGGGCGGCCAGACGGAAAAGAAATTCATCCTGCACTACAACTTCCCGAACTTCTCGGTAGGTGAGACGGGCCGTATCTCCGGTCCGGGCCGTCGTGAGATCGGTCACGGTGCCTTGGCTGAGCGCTCCGTCGCTCCGCTCGTGGACTTGAAGGAATTCCCGTACGCCATCCGTATCACCAGCGAGATCATGGAATCCAACGGTTCCACCTCGATGGCCTCCGTTTGCGCCGCGAGCCTCGCGCTCATGGACGCCGGTGTGCCGTTGAAGCGCATCGTCGCCGGTATCAGCGTGGGTATCTGCACGGAATACAACGACAAGAAGGAAATCTCCCGCTACAAGCTGTTGACGGACATCATCGGCTGGGAAGACGCTTTCTGCGACATGGATTGCAAGATCGCCGGTACCGAGAAGGGCATCACAGGCTTCCAGCTCGACTTGAAGCTGAAGGGCCTGCCGTTCTCCATCATGACGGAAGCTGTGGAACAGGCGCGCGTCGCCCGTCTGAAGATCATCGACAGCATGAAGCTGACGCTGGCCGAGCCGCGCAAGAACCTCAGCAAGTATGCCCCGCGCATCACGACGCTGAAGATCGACCCGGACAAGATCGGTCTGCTCATCGGGCCTGGTGGCAAGAACATCAAGCGCATCGTCGAAGAGTCGGGTTGCGAGATCAACATCGACGACGACGGCACGGTGCACGTTTACTCCGTGTCCGAGGACGGCATGCAGATCGCCAAGGACGCGATCACAGGCATGACGGCCGAGATCGAAGTGGGCAAGACCTACCGTGGCAAAGTCGTCACGCTGAAGGAATTCGGCTGCTTCGTAGAAGTGCTCCCGGGCAAGGACGGTTTGGTGCACATCAGCGAGCTGGCGAACTTCCGCGTGAAGCAGACGGAAGACATCGTGAAGGTGGGCGACGAGATCTGGGTCAAATGCCTAGGCATCGACGAGAAGGGCCGCGTGAAGCTGTCCCGCCGCGCCGCGATGGAAGAGCGCGACAAAGAGATGGCCGCGAAGGGCGAGAAGCCGGCTGACGCGAAGGCGTAA
- a CDS encoding ATPase, T2SS/T4P/T4SS family has product MPEQIQAENEIIQRVDALLHEAEMAGASDVHLHVLAEEAAIDFRLDGVLKRVRTLPVEDAKRWFGRLKYLAKLKTYQEAMPQDGRIPKEACGTKTDIRVSCYPTVTGEKIVLRLFAPEVLKLEDLGYAAELRAKLERFLKQPSGMLLLTGPAGSGKTTTIYACLQYVATLGGRHVITVEDPVEQIIPGITQTETNEARGLTFAEAGKRLLRQDPQVLVIGEIRDPETANLAARASLTGHLVISTLHAGSCVGVIDRMLEMSEDPYALTSGLSLVLNQRLLRRLCQECQGNGCGGCSRTGYRGRVPVAEWMTLESVSRESLRSGNLSNLKPGGTLSMAVREVLEAGLSNQTEAERVIGL; this is encoded by the coding sequence GTGCCGGAGCAAATCCAAGCCGAGAACGAGATCATCCAGCGAGTAGATGCATTGTTGCATGAAGCGGAAATGGCCGGAGCGAGTGATGTGCATCTGCACGTGCTGGCGGAGGAAGCGGCGATCGATTTCCGGTTGGATGGTGTCTTGAAGCGTGTGCGCACGTTGCCGGTGGAAGATGCGAAACGCTGGTTCGGACGGCTCAAGTATCTCGCCAAGCTGAAGACTTATCAGGAAGCGATGCCGCAGGATGGACGTATTCCCAAGGAAGCTTGCGGAACGAAGACAGATATCCGGGTTTCCTGTTATCCGACGGTGACTGGCGAGAAAATCGTGTTGCGGCTGTTCGCGCCTGAAGTGTTGAAGCTGGAAGATTTGGGCTACGCAGCTGAATTGCGCGCCAAGCTGGAGCGTTTTCTCAAGCAACCCTCTGGCATGCTGTTGTTGACGGGACCAGCGGGTAGCGGCAAGACGACGACAATCTATGCGTGCCTGCAATATGTCGCGACACTTGGCGGTCGACACGTTATCACGGTGGAGGATCCCGTGGAGCAGATCATCCCTGGCATAACGCAAACGGAGACCAATGAAGCGCGCGGACTGACCTTCGCTGAAGCGGGCAAACGGCTGTTGCGGCAAGATCCGCAGGTGCTGGTGATCGGCGAGATACGTGATCCGGAGACAGCGAATCTGGCAGCACGCGCGTCACTTACCGGGCATCTGGTCATCTCGACATTGCATGCCGGTTCGTGTGTGGGGGTCATTGACCGGATGCTGGAGATGAGTGAAGACCCCTATGCTCTGACCAGTGGGCTGAGCCTGGTGCTGAACCAGCGACTATTGCGCCGATTGTGCCAGGAATGCCAAGGCAATGGATGTGGCGGGTGTTCCCGCACAGGCTATCGCGGTCGCGTGCCCGTCGCAGAGTGGATGACCTTGGAAAGCGTTTCACGCGAGTCGTTACGTTCGGGCAATCTATCCAATCTGAAGCCGGGTGGCACGCTGTCGATGGCCGTTCGTGAGGTTTTGGAGGCAGGGTTGTCTAACCAGACTGAAGCCGAACGTGTCATCGGGTTATGA
- a CDS encoding type II secretion system F family protein, which yields MNVEELGFFNRQLAGMLKAGIPLEGSLRKLCETMPASSTRESLLALERDLASGTPLAEAVKKQKLPELYGRILTAGAASGDLPKILILFADFCGQRHSLSRQLRGIMVYPLIVLTVSLAVSIVMTVIGHMIGSGSQSIFGEFYYIRPSSLAGVMGLLLWFTPFIIALVWLGLALLTFVPMVRRKWQWSIPGMRETCLAQIASMVQIQLRSGMTLPAALQTVEALEDGSPVAAELAAWREHLSTGGGTIPEESLKNKSIPPLFRWMVRQCGEDAAEGFEQAAKFYAERSATQREMLLFAALPVSVLILGTVIAGQMLPVLTYVTHALGMLGDGF from the coding sequence ATGAATGTTGAGGAACTGGGATTTTTTAACCGGCAATTGGCGGGGATGTTGAAGGCGGGCATCCCTTTGGAGGGGAGCTTGCGCAAATTGTGCGAGACGATGCCGGCATCGTCTACGCGCGAAAGCCTGCTGGCGTTGGAGCGAGATCTTGCTTCTGGAACACCTCTGGCCGAAGCGGTGAAAAAGCAGAAGCTGCCGGAGTTGTATGGGCGCATCCTGACGGCAGGTGCGGCGAGCGGTGATCTGCCCAAGATACTGATTCTTTTCGCGGATTTTTGCGGGCAAAGACATTCGCTGAGCAGGCAGTTGCGGGGGATCATGGTGTATCCGCTCATCGTGCTGACGGTTTCCCTGGCGGTTTCCATCGTGATGACCGTCATCGGCCATATGATCGGCAGCGGGAGCCAGTCGATTTTTGGGGAGTTTTATTACATCCGTCCATCAAGCCTGGCTGGCGTGATGGGATTGTTGTTGTGGTTCACGCCGTTCATCATCGCGCTGGTCTGGCTGGGACTGGCATTATTGACTTTCGTTCCCATGGTCCGCAGGAAGTGGCAATGGAGCATTCCGGGCATGCGAGAGACGTGTCTGGCGCAGATCGCGAGCATGGTGCAGATACAGTTGCGTAGCGGCATGACGCTGCCTGCGGCATTGCAGACAGTCGAGGCACTGGAGGACGGTTCTCCTGTGGCGGCGGAACTGGCGGCATGGCGGGAGCATCTTTCCACCGGGGGTGGGACCATTCCGGAAGAATCTTTGAAGAACAAATCCATCCCGCCATTATTCCGCTGGATGGTGAGACAATGTGGTGAAGATGCGGCGGAGGGTTTTGAGCAGGCGGCGAAGTTTTATGCGGAACGAAGCGCCACCCAACGGGAGATGCTGCTGTTTGCGGCTTTGCCCGTATCGGTACTGATCTTGGGCACGGTCATCGCCGGGCAGATGTTACCCGTGCTCACTTATGTGACGCATGCGTTGGGAATGCTAGGGGATGGCTTCTGA
- a CDS encoding type II secretion system F family protein, whose translation MTGEVTIMGFLGMLLYMAVMLFITFGGGYAIYFLFTLPRRRLERAMIFLNLIDSGIRRGITPEDTLKSVAACHDRSVSMRFHLAAAWVEQGCTWQEAIAKVPRLLPPAIVEMIFLTDRIGGWSRVLPVCQRMLNDVRSTQQARQSWLTPSLMLLALPTVWISFLLIKIIMPKFRMIFEDMSEGTITFEWFSFHVSSYSGWLLLIGLLPLLILFVHAAGPRLSSLLARIHLPVGDWLAWLLPWSRWRLQRDFTSLFSLLLDAGVAEPEAVRLAAKGTANFHIKLAAEGVVAALAKGMPLAEAVAKMDGRGEFRWRFQQATGGGAKFETALKGWCDALEIRASQMQLTVTHLTTVAMLMVNATFVFMIAFDVFHSLVLLTESML comes from the coding sequence ATGACCGGTGAGGTAACAATCATGGGTTTTCTGGGGATGCTGCTCTACATGGCTGTGATGTTGTTCATCACATTCGGTGGCGGGTATGCGATCTATTTTCTTTTTACCCTGCCGCGCCGACGGTTGGAGCGGGCGATGATCTTCCTGAATCTGATCGACTCCGGGATACGACGAGGCATCACCCCGGAAGACACTTTGAAATCCGTAGCTGCATGCCACGACCGTTCGGTAAGCATGCGTTTTCATCTGGCAGCAGCGTGGGTGGAGCAAGGTTGCACATGGCAGGAGGCGATCGCCAAGGTGCCGCGTCTGCTGCCACCGGCCATTGTGGAAATGATTTTTTTGACAGACCGGATCGGCGGATGGTCGCGTGTTTTGCCGGTATGCCAGCGTATGCTGAATGATGTGCGGAGTACGCAACAGGCGAGGCAAAGCTGGTTGACGCCGTCGCTGATGCTGCTGGCGCTGCCGACCGTCTGGATATCGTTCCTGTTGATAAAAATAATCATGCCGAAGTTCCGCATGATCTTTGAAGACATGTCGGAAGGGACCATCACGTTCGAGTGGTTTTCGTTTCATGTATCCTCTTACAGCGGCTGGCTGCTTTTGATCGGATTGCTGCCGTTACTGATATTGTTTGTGCATGCGGCGGGACCAAGACTCTCGTCGCTGCTGGCGAGGATCCATCTGCCCGTCGGGGACTGGTTGGCGTGGTTGCTTCCGTGGAGCCGCTGGCGGTTGCAGCGCGATTTCACCAGCCTGTTCAGCCTGTTGCTGGATGCCGGAGTTGCGGAGCCGGAAGCGGTGCGTTTGGCGGCGAAGGGAACGGCGAATTTCCACATCAAGCTCGCGGCGGAAGGCGTTGTTGCGGCTTTGGCCAAAGGTATGCCACTGGCTGAGGCTGTGGCCAAGATGGACGGCCGTGGTGAGTTCAGGTGGCGTTTCCAACAGGCGACTGGGGGAGGGGCGAAGTTCGAGACAGCCTTGAAGGGGTGGTGTGATGCTTTGGAGATCCGGGCCAGCCAGATGCAGTTGACGGTGACGCATCTGACCACGGTGGCGATGCTGATGGTGAATGCGACCTTTGTCTTCATGATAGCCTTTGATGTGTTTCATTCGTTGGTGTTGCTGACTGAATCCATGTTATGA